The DNA window ACAAAACAAATTAAAAGTCGCATAATTGAACGGTCATGAAAAAAATTCTTGTCCTAGCAACGGGCGGCACGATCGCATCAACACCGCAAAAAAATGGTTTAGCACCAGGCATGACAGTCGATCAATTGTCAACTTTTTTTGATCGCGAAGATGATCAGATCGACTTCATTCCTGTTTTAGATAAAGATTCTACAAATATACAGCCCGAAGATTGGTTAAAGATTGCGCAAACAATTTTAAAAAATCCAGATTTCGATGCCTACATCATCACACACGGGACTGACACAATGGCTTATACAGCCTCGGGTTTATCTTATTTATTAAATGACTTTCGTAAACCAGTTATCTTGACCGGTTCGCAAATTCCTTTGTCTTTTCAGCACACAGATGCCAAGCGTAACATCGCTGACGCTTTAGTGGTTGCTCGTGCAGCTGACTTTTCCGGTATTTTTCTCGTGTTTGATGGGCAGGTGATAGCTGGCGCACGGGCTGTTAAAGTTAAATCACATTCCTTCGATGCTTTTGCCAGCATTAATTTTCCGGTCCTCGCCCAGGTCAAAGACGGCCGACTGGAA is part of the Oenococcus sicerae genome and encodes:
- a CDS encoding asparaginase → MKKILVLATGGTIASTPQKNGLAPGMTVDQLSTFFDREDDQIDFIPVLDKDSTNIQPEDWLKIAQTILKNPDFDAYIITHGTDTMAYTASGLSYLLNDFRKPVILTGSQIPLSFQHTDAKRNIADALVVARAADFSGIFLVFDGQVIAGARAVKVKSHSFDAFASINFPVLAQVKDGRLEMLHTPIFSPAPFHAKLQLDTNVFLLKAFPGLSTDFFDFVLKKHAGLIVESFGNGGLPNIGRDLVSGVKKMADAGLAVVVTTQIMNEGQDIDLYEVGQRVAAAGGISAGDMNTEAIVAKLMWTLGQTHDLKQIKKIIQTPIAHDLDHI